Below is a window of Mus caroli chromosome 2, CAROLI_EIJ_v1.1, whole genome shotgun sequence DNA.
GAgccgaactcaggtcctttgggagAGAGTCAGTGCTCTTGAGCTATGAGCCACCTCTGCAGTCCCTGGTCTTCTGGTTTGAGAATACTTTGCTTTTCTGAGGACAGCCCTGGCCTTCAGCCTGGGGTTTCTGTCCTGAGGAGATAGGTCAGCTGAGTGACTCTTAAGGCTTGGTGTTTTGTAatcttatatgtaagtacactgtagctgtcttcagacacaccagaagagggcatcagatctcattacaggtggttgtgagccaccatgtggttgctgggatttgaattctggaccttcagaagagcagtcgggtgctctttacccactaagccatctcaccagccccggtgtTTTGTAATCTTAATATCGCTTGGTTCTTGCTCTTCTTAGGACTAAGTAAGAacatggatgaatgggtgggaaCAAGAAAGGATCAGGACAAATGGACTGACAGCCATAGTGGTTtccacttgtgatcccagcacatgaagccagcctgggctctatatcaagaccctgtcacaaatgGGCTCTCGTTTGGCTGGGTGGCTCTGGCTGCATAGACAGAGGTTGGGTGATGGGTAGctaatggatggatgggtgtgtacagacagatggacaggggCATCAGGAGAGGCTCTCTGTGTCACCATAGGTCTTACTTAAAGCTTACATTACTTCATAGTAATAGCTGGCATGGTGTAGTAAGAGTTAAAATACTGTGTAAGTCCCTGGAATTACACAGAAGTGGGCTCGGATCATGACACTACACTACCAGTGGCCACTGTAGACAAAggacttaattttttattttaaattttgagataaggtctctctgtgtatccctggctgtcctggagcttgctatgcagaccaatctggtctcaaacttgcagagatcctcctggctctgcctcccaagttctggttAAAGGCAGGACTTTAATGTCTTGAGTTACAGCTTTCCTTACTGTCAACAGGGAGAGTTCTGTTGAGACAGGGCTtcctatagctcaggctagccttgaactccctatatagctcaggctagccttgaactccctatcTAGTTCAGGCTGGATTTGATGTTCTTTTGTAAagatttgattttattgttttcaattgTGTGTAGGTGTATGAGGAGCCTCTATCTCTACCTccgcagagcagagcagagcagagcagagcagagcagagcagagcagagcagagcagagcagagcagagagatgaAGTGGGTTAATTCTTAGCATTGTGCCTGGTAGGCTGTAAGTTAGCATCAGGAATCCCATTGAGCACTGAGACCTTCTGCATGGTGGATGCCCACAGGATGTAGAAAGTGAACATGGAGCTGGCACAGATATGAAAATAACATGATAACATTCTCTGAAGGGCTGAGAGTATATGGGTGGCCGCTAGGCAGAGGGCAAGGTGGCACAATAAAGGGACAAAACCAAGTTAAACACTGCATTCACAAAGAATTGTCCAAGCCAGGtacggtggcacatgcctgtaatcctggcacttgggacgTAGACACAGGAGGGTCAAGACttcaagatcatcctctgctgcacagaaagtttggggctagcctgtgctacatgagactctgtctcaaaaggaaggaagaaggaggaagaagggagggagggagggaggaaggaaggaaggaaggaaagacaatgacagaacaaaagagaaaagaaaagaaaggggagagagagagagagccaagtaTGTTGGTTTAAATTTGTaatgaagcaggagaatcaccatGAACTCAAGGCTATCTCAGACTGCATGGCTCATAGGTTCTGGGCCAGCCCGGGTTATAgaataaaacacaagaaataaggTTCAGGGGGCCAGAAAGGCTGACCTTTGCTTTCTGACTCACTTCCTGGACACTCTCTCTGGGGGCCCCAAATTTGGAGTGAGTTTGCCTACCAGAGTGTTGGTTACATAATTGCCTGGGCAACCAAATCAAGGGGAAAGGTGAGGTTTTGAAACCATTGTAGCTCAGTCCTGGCCATCGCCTTCAGGAGACCAAGAGCAGGGAGCAGAGGCCCACATTTCCCCACAGTGCTTCTCACTGCTGTCATCCACAACAGCTTTGGGACATGCTGCGTTAGGCTTCAGAGCtagcagaggtggggtggggtggggccagAAAGAGTTAGGTCAGGTGCCTCTCATCTCTCACCTAGAGGACAGCAAACACTCACAGTTCctgtccctggaactggaacggGCTGCGGGAGAGACAGGGGAAAGTAAATGGTGGGGACCAAGAGGAAGCTGGGTCTGCAATCTAAACTGCAGAGCCCCATTCTGTCCTTTCGGGTTTAGTGACCTTTGATTTTGGTCCTGGGGCTCAAACGCAGGACCTTGTGTATGagaggcaagtgcctttaccactgTGTTACGGCCCtgggctttctgttttattttgagataagatcttgctTTCTAggccaagatggcctcaaacttttaaaaacctatttttaaatatttatttgtctctctctgtctctctgtctgtctccctatctctctctgtgggtgtgtctgtgtttgtgtgtgtgtttgtgtatatatacacatgtctaTGCTTtaggaatccagaagagggcgctgttGAATattctggagctagagttacaggaggttggGAGTTGCCCCAAGACCAACATCCAAGGTCACTAAACCCGAAAGGACAGAATGGGGCTCTGTGATTCGGATTGCAGACCCAGCTTCCTCTTGGTCACCGCCATTACTGTCCCCTGTCTCTCCCTGGGAACATAACTCTGGTTTTCTGTAAGAAAAAGTGGTCTTAACCACCGGGCTACCTCTCCAGACTCAGGCCTCAGGCctttgttttgagttagggtctcattTTATCTacatggcctggaactcactgtgcagaccagggtggtcttgaattcagagacctctctgcttctgcttctggagtgctgggattaaaggcatgtgccatcatgcctagcttGCCTTCATGTTCTTTCCTCTATTTTCTGGTTGTTGAAGTTACAGATGTGCTAGCGCAGGCTCTTTAGGGCCAGTATGAGTGTATGGGAATAAATGTTCTTCTTTTGTGCCATGTTCTATCCTAAGCACCTTCTGGGCATCAGATAGCTCATTTACCCCTTCACAGTGTATGGATAAAATGGGTATAAACTATTTACTCactcagatgaggaaactgaggcccaggagcATGCAGCAGTAAATGCATCCGGGTTTGTCTGAAGCTCCAAAGCATACACTTTTTCTTCTGTGCCGCAGTCTCTTAGAGATGGGTCCCGCTGCCAGACTCAGATGTGGCACATGGACAGAGCCTTGGTAACAACCTTTTAACCGGGGAATCAGAggctcagtggaaaaaaaaagatgtttaggCTCATACAACCCAGCACTGCTCAGCAGGACGAGAAAGCTAGAGCCAGGCATGTAAGCCCAAACTTAGAAGTCTAAGTTGAGAGGATTACATGTTCAAACTCAGCCtgggtgagaccctgcctcaaaaactcaAGAATACGGATGAGTGAAGGGCTCAGTAGATGATGGTGCTTACTGTCCTGCCTGAGGTTGACCTTGGGACCCCTGAGGTTCTAGAAGGAGGGAACAGACTCTGTTCCTCTACGCATGCACAGCATATTTGGCCCCTCCCAGTAAACAATTAACAAAAAAAGTCCTGTGGTATTGGTACACAGCTGGAAAGCATATGTCATTTCTTAAaggatgtgtttgtgtgagagacaaagaaaaagcaagatcataggcatgtgtgcctgtgtgtacacacatgaacacatgcacatatatatacatgcacacatgtacacatgcacacatgtacgtGGTTACTGGAGGACTTCCCCGGGCTCATCACCTTCCACATCCTTCAGGCCACATGAGGAAATCCCTCTTTTAACACcgcattttcatttatttcattcttcttcttaaattcatttattgatatatgcgtgtatatgttcatgtgtgacCGCACGCTGAGCTCAGGTCGTCAGGCTCAGTGGTGAGAACttttaccagctaagccatctcgcTAGCTCCATACCATACCCCAAACTGTGCCCAAAAGTCCCTCAGATAGGCAGCAACTTTTGTTCCTGGAAAAGGTGTAGGGAGAAGCCACATCATAGATCTACCCAGAGCTATGTGGCTGCTTCCTGGAGTTGGGTCCACCCTTCCACAGACACCAGACACCCACAGGGGCTTTCTGGGGAAATCTCTTCCTTCAGCCTCCCAGGAACCTGGGTGTGGCTGCCCCTGCCTGTGGTTTTATAGAGGCAGCACTGTAGGTTTGGACAAACTCTGGTATGTGAGAAATGTCAGCCCCGTGACTTTGCAATCATACCCTGATCATGTGACAAGGACCCATGCTTGTGACTTTAGGTAGCCAGGAGTCTGTGGAAGGTCACAGAGGCAGGGAAAGCCATTTTCCAAGGCCTGCTGTGGATCTAGAGTGGGAGCTTATGTGTATTTTCCCAATAGCAATTCTACCTATTTTGTAGATGggtccactgaggccagagaggcTTAGGCCTGTGCTGAGGTCACACAGCCAACAGATGGCAAAGCCAGGACTCAGACTAGGGCTCAGAAGTCTGTGTCTCTGggcccagtcaggaagcagaataTAGAGTGGCTGCTGGTGACAGCTCCAGGTGTGACTGTCATTAGGGACTTTAATATTGGCATGTTAGGAAACCTCTCTGCGCCTCAGAGTCCTTTCTATAAAGCAGCGGTGGAGTCCGTGGATGTTCCAGGCGATGATTAATGCACTTTCTGCCCAGCCTGAATGATTATTTTATGTTACTCCACCCTCTTCCTGCCCCGGCACCTTGGCTCACGCCCTCCTCCCTGGCTTTCCCCACAGATCATTACTGGGATTTCTCCGCACACCACGTCCACAACGAGTTTGAGAACTTCTCTGAGAACCACTTCACAGAGCTGCAGAGCGTGCAGCCCCCGCAGCTACAGCAGCTCTATCGCCACATGGAGCTGGAACAGATGCACGTCCTCGATACTCCCATGGTGCCACCCCACACCGGCCTCAGTCACCAGGTGTGTGCTGCTGGCTGTCCTCTGTCCACCTCTCCCCTCCCGCCCCCAGACCTCCAGGCCTGTGGtgaggcatggagccttcacaggaagcTGACATAGGCTCTTACTCAACGTGGCTTCCTGCTCTACAGAGCCAACGGCAGCTGGTACCCCAACGGCTGTGCTGACCTCCCGCCTGACCTTAGGGCCCCACACCTTAGTCTCACACACGATGGACAGATCCCATATGATCCACTAGTCCTCAGCCATCTTCTCTCACCCTGTTCCTGTTTGTGACCCTCAGGGTCCCACTGCCTAGAGTCCCCATTTTCTGTCTCTCCATGTACCCAGACTCCGAGTCACTAAATGCTCGCCTCTGCAGACCCCTTGGCTCCCTATTGATCCTCATTGCTGACTCTTCTCTGCTCCATTGATCTCTGCCATCCCTCACTGACCTCCACTGCCTGTTCATTGGCTCATCACCTCCTCATTAAGGCTCACTCACTTACGTATTAAGCCCCAGCTCATTGCTCCCCAGAACCTTCCCACTATTCCTAGTGCACTGCCAGGGCACATGGCCCCTTTGCATGCATAAAGATATACCTTTATCTTCCCTACTCCAGAGGCCACAGTGGGAAGGGTGATAGGCTCGGTTAACTAACAACTCATTGTACCAAGACCTGCACCCCCTGAGTCTTGGTCCAGACTGGCCCCTAGTTTTCCTTTCTCAGTCCTCGATCCTGCTGACCCCTCCTGCAGCCCTGGGCTATCCCTTATGGACTTCACACCTGTCCTTCCCTTTGCAGGTTCCCTACATGTCCCGGATGTGCTTCCCTTATCAATCCTTGTCCCCAGCCCACCAGCAGAGCTcagatgaggaggagggtgagaggCAGAGCCCTCCCCTGGAGGTGTCTGATGGAGAAGCTGATGGCTTGGAGCCTGGGCCAGGTCTTCTGCACGGGGAGACAGGTAGGGTCCAGCACCACCGATCCAGTGACTGTAGCTGCATTTACATTTATGAACCTTGCATATTCCTAGCCAAGGTCAACTGGCCCAGCAGCCATGTTtcagaggtgtgtgtgcatgcacacgtgcgtGTTTGTGGATGCTTCTCTACCTGTACTGGTCTCTAAGTCTGTCTGTATTATGAATGAACAGGCATCACTTCAAAGTGTGTGagagtctgtgtgtgcacatcagTATTGTGTAGGAGTGTGAATGGGAGACTGTATGTAGATATGTGAAGGCCTGGGTGTATACAGTACTGTGAGTGTGTGAGGTCATGTGTGTGAGTACCTGTGAATGTGTGAAGGCCTATGAGTGTGTGAGGAAGGCCTGTGAGTGTGTAGGtcttgtgtgtgagtgcctgcgtGTGAAGGCCTTTGGATAGGCATGTGGATATGTGAGAGcagatgtgtatatatgtatggatacATGTGACATATATATGAGGACTTGTATACATGGAGGGGTGTGCACTTGAATGGGAGTGGGCACGTGTGTGATTGCACCTACCATGGCTGGGAGGAGCTGGTGGGAGGGTCCCCATAAAATCCTTGCATTTTGTCCACACCCCACTTGGTTGCCCATCTCTCACAGGCAGCAAGAAAAAGATTCGCCTGTACCAGTTCCTGCTGGACCTGCTGCGCAGCGGCGACATGAAGGACAGCATCTGGTGGGTGGACAAGGACAAAGGTACCTTCCAGTTCTCGTCCAAGCACAAGGAGGCGCTGGCGCACCGCTGGGGCATCCAGAAGGGCAACCGCAAGAAGATGACCTACCAGAAGATGGCGCGCGCGCTGCGCAACTACGGCAAGACGGGCGAGGTgaagaaagtcaagaagaagcTCACCTACCAGTTCAGCGGCGAGGTGCTGGGCCGCGGGGGCCTGGCCGAGCGGCGCCTCCCGCCCCACTGATAGCCCGCAGAGCCCGCCAGGCTCCTGGACCCCACCGGCCATAGCATTAACCCGTCGCCCGGCCCGGACACAGGGAGGACATTCCCAGGGCCGAGGCAGGACTGGGGGCCCGGCCTCGCCCTCCCAAGCCGGGCCTGGCCCGCCCCACCCGCTTCGCCTCCCACCAGGACTCTAGCCCGCCCCAAGGGCCGCCTGGGCCTCGGACCTCAACCGAGGGTCAGCCTGGCTTAGTGGCCACGGTGCTTCCTTGGGAGTCTGGCGCTGGCACCTTTTTGTATattgaatgctttttaaaaagctcttcctccccaccccttcatTAGCCTCTAAAGACAAGTAAAATTATTGTCAGCTATTCTCCCAGAGAAGTGTCTCATTCAAGAGTTTGCGTGTGCCGGGTCCAGGGGGCGTCCCGTGTGCACGATCTCTTATTTGTCTAGAGAGCATGTTTCCAAAGCTGGGTCCTAGGGACACGGGGACCATGGACACACAGCACTTGTTTCTAGTGAGATACGTCCTGGCTTGTTATCAGGGCTCAGGGATCATACTGAAAAGTCTTTAGCAATCTTCTGAATGAGACACGATCCAagagtgatggtggtggtggccgCAGCAATAAGCACAGGTGTTCTGATCATGTAGCATGTGTCAACTTTACCGGCTGCACCGGCTCTCTAGCCTGGCCCCAAAGCATTCTTAATGGAGACTCCACAAGCACAGCCTTCCCTTCAAAGCACTCCCAGGGGCCACAGACAAGGGACATCTGTAAACATCTTGATTCATTTAGGTGGCATAGACAGAATGTAGGCAGGTGGTGGCAGACAGGGAGTGAGGACATCTCCTAATGTCTGCACACCTCAGGAAACACAAACCCTAGGGGTGTCACACTATAGGAGGAAAGACCCCTGCACACCTCCTGGCTATGTGGGTCCCTCATAGCCCACGCTGAtgtccccttcttcttcttcttcttcttcttcttcttcttcttcttcttcttcttcttcttcttcttcttcttcttcttcttcttcttcttcttcttcttcttcttcttcttcttcttcttccttttttttcctcctctcaaaCACCAGTTccttaaacatttaaacatattttttgcctgtgtgtatgtatgtgtgccatgtgtgtgcctggtgcctgcagtcTAGAAGaggggtgttgggtcccctggagctggagttacagatggttgtgaggtatTGTGTGGGTGCTTGGACCGGAACCTGAGTTCTCggcaagaacaagtgcttttaatcactgagccttctATTCCAGCCCCATACCAGTTCTCTGGACGACTCAGAGATAAGCATAGCGGTGCATACCCAGAATAGCAGCACttaggttgaggcaggaggattgtcattgGTTTGAGACCAATTACTAGTTATAGCTTcaacacatgcactcacacacacgaCTTAGGAGCAGGTGATGTGACTTTAAAGTATCTAAAATTGGGTGGAAATCACAGCTAAATTTCTATTGACTGGAAAATGCTTATATGTGGACTCCCTCCTTCTGGTATAAGCTATCTATTCTATTCTAGAATTGCTTAATGGGGATTCCCGtcatttattttttcccctgtaaCACCTGATGAACCTGATCCAACTGAGGGTCCAATCACAGAACAAgaacagtgggagtggggtggcGGCTGAGGGAATTCAGAATGTTTTGCATTCATCTTTGGTTAGTCCTTGTGACTTCAGCAAGAACTAGCTCTGCTCCTGTCCTCTACTTGGGAGGACATTTAGAGATCCGCTCCCATGCCCTCGCCTGCAGGCTCGCCTAGCTtgtcccttgtgtgtgtgtgtggggggggggacaccaCTAACTCCCTGCAGATTCCCTCCCTGCCTAACCTTCCACCAAGCCCACCCAGGATTCTGTGGTCCAAGGCCAGCCCCTGCCCCTTGTGGTGCAGTAATGTGTGCCAAAGCTCTGCTGATCAAAAGAACAACAGCAGCTAGCCCTGAATACCCTCTCCTCCACCCAGCACCTGTGCCCTCGAATTTTAACTGTGGGTGTCACGGGCCAAGAGCACCTCGACAGTGTAATTTTCTGGTGGCTGGATACACAGACAAAGGTGGGGCTACCCCTGAGATCCACGGAGGAGTGGAAGAGCGGAAGCTATCCAGtcctgctgggggtggggaggagaagccAGAAGACCAAGTGGCCCTATCTTCTCCATGAAGATACCTCAGCTGGATGGAATTTGTCTATATTTAGCAGGTGGCTAGCAGGAGGCTGataagcagggctggggagggggcagtcCTCATAAATAGTGAGAACACAGGACACTGTTCAGTCCTTCCTTGGGTGGCCTGCTTGATGCCTGGAGTGACTGTTCTCAAGATGCCGGAGCCAGGGAAGAAACCAGGTAGCTCCACGTAAGGGTTTGGGTCGGGACCTGGGGCAGTGGTGCACACGGCTTGTGGGCAGGGTTAGGTACCGGTGTAGGATGAGGCCTGTGGGTTCCAGGAAGGGACAGGATGGTCCTCTTTGGGCTTTGTCTAATTCTCTGCTTAATTCCCCATCCCTCTAATGAGATCAAGGATAAATTCAGTGTCAGGGCCACTGAGAAATGACTTCATAAGTCAGGAAGAATTCAGGGTCAACAGCCCATGTCTGGAcctgtattttcttcttcagCCAGGGTCCTCGATTCAAGGAACTCAAATTTAGGCTCCAGTGGAGCTGAGCCCCTGAGCTCAGTTTCTAAGGGTACTGAGTATGAAGGGGTAGCAACCCTTTCCAGCTCTGAGTATCTGCCACATGAGCTGGAAACCCTAGGGTATTCACATGAGACCTGACTCCAGATGTGGGGGGACAGTGCCTCTCTTCTCTGGAATAGAACAGGCAAGCCAAGGACAAAGACTGTAGCCAAAGACCTGGACTGGGCCTACACCCTTGCAGAGGTCATGGGGTCAGGGATCCAGTCCCCAGCCCCCAGGCCCCTGCTGCTCCCGGGTAGCCTTATCTCAGTTGCTC
It encodes the following:
- the Spi1 gene encoding transcription factor PU.1 isoform X2 yields the protein MLQACKMEGFPLTAPPSEDLVPYESELYQRPPHDYYSFMGSDGESHSDHYWDFSAHHVHNEFENFSENHFTELQSVQPPQLQQLYRHMELEQMHVLDTPMVPPHTGLSHQVPYMSRMCFPYQSLSPAHQQSSDEEEGERQSPPLEVSDGEADGLEPGPGLLHGETGSKKKIRLYQFLLDLLRSGDMKDSIWWVDKDKGTFQFSSKHKEALAHRWGIQKGNRKKMTYQKMARALRNYGKTGEVKKVKKKLTYQFSGEVLGRGGLAERRLPPH
- the Spi1 gene encoding transcription factor PU.1 isoform X1 — encoded protein: MLQACKMEGFPLTAPPSEDLVPYESELYQRPPHDYYSFMGSDGESHSAVQPWGKQQSLSECPYLICETEIMEAPRRIITDHYWDFSAHHVHNEFENFSENHFTELQSVQPPQLQQLYRHMELEQMHVLDTPMVPPHTGLSHQVPYMSRMCFPYQSLSPAHQQSSDEEEGERQSPPLEVSDGEADGLEPGPGLLHGETGSKKKIRLYQFLLDLLRSGDMKDSIWWVDKDKGTFQFSSKHKEALAHRWGIQKGNRKKMTYQKMARALRNYGKTGEVKKVKKKLTYQFSGEVLGRGGLAERRLPPH